From the genome of Pseudomonadota bacterium, one region includes:
- a CDS encoding peptidylprolyl isomerase, translated as MAENPTVEMKTNKGTMKLELFQTDAPNTVASFMSLINKGFYNGLTFHRVISDFVIQGGCPNGRGDGHPGYSIDCEVGPGKPKHQRGSLSMAHAGPNTGGSQFFICHSPQGHLDNKHTVFGKVIEGLDVVDAIRQGDKMEEVKVLSGSAPEPKVRERARA; from the coding sequence ATGGCCGAGAATCCCACCGTCGAGATGAAGACCAACAAGGGCACCATGAAGCTCGAGCTGTTCCAGACCGACGCGCCCAACACCGTCGCCAGCTTCATGAGCCTCATCAACAAGGGCTTCTACAACGGGCTCACCTTCCACCGCGTCATCAGCGATTTCGTCATCCAGGGCGGGTGCCCCAACGGCCGCGGCGATGGACACCCCGGCTACTCCATCGATTGCGAGGTAGGTCCCGGCAAGCCGAAGCACCAGCGCGGCTCGCTCTCGATGGCCCACGCCGGCCCCAACACCGGTGGCTCGCAGTTCTTCATCTGCCACAGCCCCCAGGGTCACCTCGACAACAAGCACACCGTGTTCGGCAAGGTCATCGAGGGGCTCGACGTGGTCGATGCCATTCGCCAGGGCGACAAGATGGAAGAGGTGAAGGTGCTCTCCGGCTCCGCGCCAGAACCCAAGGTCAGAGAGCGCGCCCGCGCGTAG
- the ribA gene encoding GTP cyclohydrolase II: MHRHRGNTLRDVQSMAQARVPTEHGEFRVCLYQADDDKEHLAIVCGDVAEGEGVLTRIHSECFTGDVLRSLRCDCGEQLQRALRMIAQAGRGVVVYLRQEGRGIGLLNKLRAYCLQDEGYDTVDANLHLGFAADSREYKIAASILRDLEVRSVDLITNNPRKIDGLAEGEVQVRRRVALEVPPNAENLRYLGTKVTRLDHLLSVEAAATPRESDPT, translated from the coding sequence CCGCGTCCCCACCGAGCATGGTGAATTTCGCGTCTGCCTGTACCAGGCCGACGACGACAAGGAGCACCTGGCCATCGTCTGCGGTGACGTGGCCGAGGGCGAGGGCGTGCTCACGCGCATCCACTCGGAGTGCTTCACCGGTGACGTTCTCCGCTCGCTGCGCTGCGACTGCGGCGAACAGCTGCAGCGCGCGCTGCGCATGATCGCGCAGGCGGGGCGCGGCGTCGTCGTGTACCTGCGCCAGGAGGGCCGTGGCATCGGGCTTCTCAACAAGCTGCGCGCGTACTGCCTGCAAGACGAGGGGTACGACACGGTCGACGCCAACCTGCACCTCGGCTTCGCCGCCGATTCTCGCGAGTACAAGATCGCCGCGTCGATCTTGCGCGACCTCGAGGTGCGCTCGGTCGACCTCATCACCAACAACCCCCGCAAGATCGACGGCCTGGCCGAGGGCGAGGTGCAGGTGCGCCGTCGCGTCGCCCTCGAGGTTCCCCCGAACGCAGAGAACCTTCGCTACCTCGGCACCAAGGTGACCCGTCTCGATCACCTCTTGAGCGTCGAGGCGGCTGCCACCCCGCGCGAGAGTGACCCGACCTAG